From one Ignavibacteria bacterium genomic stretch:
- a CDS encoding HPr family phosphocarrier protein, with the protein MVERKVVIVNNAGLHTRPAATIVKLAAKYKSEFFINKDGLNINGKSIIGVMTLAAEKGSELTLVFEGEDENEAAEEISNYFNRGFDEL; encoded by the coding sequence ATGGTTGAAAGGAAAGTTGTAATTGTTAATAACGCAGGACTCCATACGCGCCCTGCGGCTACGATTGTAAAACTTGCGGCTAAGTACAAATCGGAATTTTTTATCAATAAGGACGGACTTAACATAAACGGCAAGAGCATTATTGGTGTTATGACACTGGCTGCCGAAAAAGGCTCTGAGCTCACACTGGTTTTTGAAGGGGAAGATGAAAACGAAGCTGCCGAGGAAATATCTAATTACTTTAACAGGGGCTTTGACGAACTGTGA
- a CDS encoding SLC45 family MFS transporter, with amino-acid sequence MEKKRLNFWQIWNMSFGFLGIQFGFALQNANTSRIFQTLGASVDNIPILWIAAPTTGLIIQPIIGYMSDRTWGRLGRRRPYFLTGAILASLALLIMPNSPYLWVAAGMLWIMDASINVSMEPFRALVADLLPSEQRTMGFAIQSFFIGIGAVVASALPYIFDHWFHVSNVAAEGEIPASVKYSFYAGAAAFITAVVWTVVKTKEYPPKDLEAFRKEKSESAGIMAGVKDIFKSFVQIPKTMAQLAVVQFFTWFALFAMWIYTTPAVTKHIYHTVDTASAAYNEGANWVGVLFAAYNGFAAVCAFLLPLIAKHTSRKFVHMLSLVIGGLGLASFYVVGDPNILIISMLGIGLAWASILSMPYAILAGALPPEKMGVYMGIFNFFIVIPQILASAILGFFMKTFLQNEAIYALLLGGASMILAGIMVMFVKDVDEK; translated from the coding sequence ATGGAAAAAAAGCGGTTAAATTTCTGGCAGATCTGGAATATGAGTTTTGGTTTTCTGGGAATACAGTTCGGTTTTGCGCTGCAGAATGCAAACACGAGCAGGATTTTTCAGACCTTAGGGGCAAGTGTAGACAATATTCCCATACTGTGGATTGCAGCTCCAACTACAGGTTTAATTATTCAGCCTATTATCGGTTATATGAGCGACCGCACGTGGGGGCGCTTAGGACGCAGGAGGCCTTACTTTTTAACCGGAGCCATACTGGCTTCACTTGCGCTTCTTATAATGCCTAACTCGCCTTACCTCTGGGTTGCCGCAGGCATGCTCTGGATAATGGATGCATCCATAAATGTTTCAATGGAGCCTTTCAGGGCTTTAGTAGCAGATCTTCTGCCCTCAGAGCAGAGAACGATGGGTTTTGCAATACAGAGCTTTTTTATTGGCATTGGCGCCGTTGTAGCCTCGGCACTTCCCTATATATTTGACCACTGGTTTCACGTCAGCAATGTTGCAGCTGAAGGTGAGATTCCGGCATCAGTAAAATATTCATTTTATGCCGGTGCCGCGGCCTTTATAACGGCAGTTGTATGGACTGTTGTAAAGACAAAGGAATATCCGCCAAAGGACCTGGAAGCCTTCAGGAAAGAGAAAAGTGAAAGCGCAGGCATTATGGCAGGCGTAAAGGACATATTTAAGAGTTTTGTACAGATACCGAAAACCATGGCCCAGCTGGCAGTGGTGCAGTTTTTTACGTGGTTTGCCCTCTTTGCAATGTGGATCTATACCACTCCAGCCGTTACAAAGCACATTTACCACACAGTTGACACGGCCAGCGCCGCGTACAATGAAGGCGCCAACTGGGTTGGAGTCCTTTTTGCAGCCTACAACGGTTTTGCCGCTGTATGTGCATTTCTGCTTCCATTGATTGCAAAGCATACAAGCCGCAAGTTTGTACACATGCTGAGTCTTGTAATTGGCGGCCTCGGGCTGGCATCTTTTTATGTTGTAGGAGACCCTAACATTCTCATAATTTCGATGCTTGGAATAGGGCTTGCCTGGGCTAGCATACTTTCAATGCCATATGCCATTTTAGCCGGCGCGCTTCCGCCGGAGAAGATGGGTGTTTACATGGGAATTTTCAACTTCTTTATTGTTATTCCGCAGATCCTGGCCTCAGCCATACTGGGATTTTTCATGAAGACCTTCCTTCAGAATGAGGCAATTTACGCGCTTCTGCTTGGCGGAGCCTCAATGATACTGGCAGGAATAATGGTAATGTTTGTTAAAGACGTGGATGAAAAATAG
- a CDS encoding TonB-dependent receptor, producing the protein MDKKTSQRLPDVTIIISGTGKGTSTTPKGYFEIELPGGQYTVQARMMGYEAIEKKCNIIPDEKTSLFFELDPASIKTEEVSVVSSKYDEIKSKGYELQPGDLKSIPQFGEADPFRALFALPGVNSINDIGNQLYVRGGNFDETMVSLDGVPVYNTYHLGGIFSSINSDIISREKIYLSNYPLSSGGSLSGILDLTTKTGRSDEYRTAASLGLISSRAYVEGPLLKGTFTAAARRTYLDALNLISSRSIPYYFYDGYAKYTLPLDENNLLNASAFYSKDVLLLGFDSRNENVSPYWGNLLLNSQWTHLFNSMSSLNVKLYLSNFFMGSNTENSSVFFDNLISDLTLRADYELSLRDHELKAGAEYKVQKLSYAWSIGHSGLRDYINPPEEAFFDYAPNPYNYNASENTLNIFATDDIKLQENLFLRLGLRGSCLEKMKRFFPSFSAGIDFKPSGRLSLSLNYGRYYQFLYTIKENRPESIYAPFAVYFLSDSKSSTSSSDHYSAGINITGLPLETELDVEAYYKSRANLASSYNSYPRYRFEKGYAAGADVLLKKEKGTVTGWIGYSLGRSVKNGEEYTYYANYDRRHTVKILLSFQLSEKWKLSAFWTYATGTPYTDITGKYLGGYDERIGISDSYLSNWGSAIVWRPIDGAKNQRRTEDHHRLDLGITGSFIWGRFLVNPYLQVLNAYNNPNYVVINPNLQEGGGDDSVKFQNSFIIPTLGVGIEF; encoded by the coding sequence TTGGACAAGAAAACATCCCAGAGACTGCCGGACGTAACTATTATTATTTCGGGCACAGGAAAAGGTACTTCGACAACCCCAAAGGGATACTTTGAAATTGAGCTTCCCGGAGGCCAGTATACCGTTCAGGCCAGGATGATGGGATATGAGGCTATTGAGAAGAAGTGCAATATAATTCCGGATGAAAAAACGAGCCTTTTTTTTGAACTTGACCCGGCATCAATAAAAACAGAAGAAGTGTCTGTCGTTAGTTCAAAATATGACGAGATCAAAAGCAAGGGGTATGAACTTCAGCCCGGGGACCTAAAGAGTATTCCACAGTTTGGTGAGGCCGATCCCTTCCGGGCATTGTTCGCCCTGCCGGGAGTAAACTCAATAAACGATATTGGCAATCAGCTTTATGTACGAGGCGGTAATTTTGATGAGACAATGGTCTCGCTTGACGGGGTTCCTGTTTATAATACATATCACCTTGGCGGAATCTTCTCCAGCATAAACAGCGACATTATAAGCCGTGAGAAGATCTACCTGTCCAATTATCCCTTAAGTTCCGGCGGAAGCTTATCGGGCATTCTGGATCTTACTACAAAAACTGGCAGAAGCGATGAATACAGGACAGCGGCCTCCCTGGGGCTAATATCCTCCAGGGCATATGTTGAAGGCCCCCTGTTAAAAGGGACATTTACTGCCGCGGCAAGGAGGACATATCTTGATGCGCTTAACCTTATCTCCAGCCGTTCAATTCCCTATTACTTTTATGACGGGTATGCAAAGTATACGCTTCCTCTTGATGAAAATAATCTCCTTAATGCCAGCGCCTTTTATTCAAAAGACGTTCTTTTGCTCGGCTTTGATTCCAGGAATGAGAATGTTTCACCTTACTGGGGAAACCTGCTGCTAAACTCTCAATGGACGCACCTTTTTAACAGCATGAGCTCATTGAACGTAAAACTCTACCTGAGTAACTTTTTTATGGGGAGCAATACTGAAAACAGTTCTGTCTTTTTCGACAACCTGATTTCCGACCTGACCCTGAGGGCAGATTATGAACTCTCTTTAAGAGATCACGAATTAAAAGCCGGGGCTGAATATAAAGTACAGAAGCTAAGTTATGCGTGGAGTATCGGGCATTCAGGCCTGAGAGACTATATTAACCCGCCAGAGGAGGCATTTTTTGATTACGCTCCAAATCCATATAATTACAACGCCTCAGAAAACACGCTTAACATTTTTGCCACGGACGACATAAAACTTCAGGAGAATCTGTTCCTGAGGCTTGGGCTTAGAGGAAGCTGCCTTGAGAAGATGAAGCGCTTCTTCCCTTCTTTTTCAGCAGGAATTGACTTTAAGCCTTCAGGAAGGCTGAGCCTTAGCTTAAACTATGGCAGGTACTACCAGTTTCTTTATACAATAAAGGAAAACAGGCCCGAGAGCATATATGCCCCATTTGCCGTCTACTTCCTCTCCGACTCAAAAAGCAGCACTTCGAGCTCGGACCATTACTCGGCCGGCATAAATATTACCGGCCTGCCGCTGGAAACAGAGCTTGACGTGGAAGCATATTATAAGTCAAGGGCTAACCTGGCGTCTTCGTATAACAGTTACCCCAGGTACAGGTTTGAGAAAGGCTATGCCGCCGGAGCAGACGTACTGCTTAAAAAAGAAAAAGGGACTGTAACGGGATGGATAGGATATTCACTGGGCAGGTCTGTAAAGAATGGTGAAGAATACACCTATTACGCCAATTACGACAGAAGGCACACAGTAAAGATACTTTTGAGCTTTCAGCTTTCTGAAAAGTGGAAGCTAAGCGCATTCTGGACGTATGCCACGGGGACTCCTTATACTGATATCACAGGCAAGTACCTGGGAGGATATGATGAAAGGATAGGCATTTCCGACAGCTACTTAAGCAATTGGGGCAGCGCAATTGTATGGCGGCCTATTGACGGGGCAAAGAATCAAAGGAGAACTGAGGACCACCACAGGCTGGACCTTGGAATTACGGGTTCATTCATATGGGGCAGGTTTCTTGTAAATCCTTACCTCCAGGTACTAAATGCATATAATAACCCGAACTATGTAGTCATTAACCCCAACCTTCAGGAAGGAGGAGGAGATGACTCGGTAAAATTTCAGAACTCATTTATCATACCAACATTGGGAGTAGGAATTGAATTCTAA
- a CDS encoding polyprenyl synthetase family protein yields the protein MKLNQNEFAGLYEKQRIKIEDKISRLLLKRKPESLYAPCEYIMQSGGKRLRPLLVLFSARAAGGSFNQAYNAAVAVELLHNFTLVHDDIMDNADKRRGRLTTHKKYDLSTAILTGDNLLAVAYLTLLKDCRENDKSVLAAFTQGVIEVCEGQSLDKDFEVRKDVSLDEYLEMINKKTAALLEVCCSVGAQIAGGDKKTVKALSLYGRSLGTAFQLQDDLLDITAKETEFGKIIGGDLVEGKKTFLFIKALEKAGGKDKKMLLEVIKNKGIEKKRVGEYKEIYSRLGVLQETQKEIEHYTQLALKSLKAVKDEKARGALEWLAESLIKRNK from the coding sequence TTGAAACTTAATCAAAATGAATTTGCCGGACTTTATGAAAAGCAGAGAATTAAAATTGAAGATAAAATTTCCAGGCTTTTGTTAAAACGTAAACCTGAATCTCTTTATGCCCCGTGTGAATATATTATGCAGAGCGGAGGAAAAAGACTTAGACCGCTTCTGGTGCTCTTTTCAGCCCGCGCTGCCGGAGGCAGCTTTAACCAGGCCTATAATGCTGCCGTTGCCGTGGAACTGCTGCATAACTTTACACTCGTGCACGACGACATTATGGATAACGCCGACAAAAGACGCGGCAGGCTTACTACTCATAAAAAGTACGACCTCTCAACGGCTATTTTAACCGGCGATAACCTCCTTGCCGTGGCGTACCTGACTTTACTCAAGGACTGCAGGGAAAACGACAAGTCTGTCCTTGCTGCCTTTACTCAGGGCGTTATTGAGGTCTGCGAAGGGCAGAGCCTGGATAAGGATTTTGAGGTAAGAAAGGACGTATCTTTAGATGAATACCTGGAGATGATAAATAAAAAAACGGCTGCTCTTCTTGAAGTCTGCTGCTCTGTAGGAGCCCAGATTGCAGGAGGGGATAAGAAAACGGTTAAAGCCCTCTCTTTATACGGCCGCAGCCTCGGAACTGCTTTCCAGCTCCAGGACGACCTCCTCGATATTACGGCAAAGGAGACAGAATTCGGGAAAATTATCGGCGGCGACCTGGTCGAAGGCAAAAAAACTTTCCTCTTTATTAAGGCTCTCGAAAAAGCAGGCGGAAAGGATAAGAAAATGCTCCTCGAGGTAATAAAAAATAAGGGAATTGAGAAAAAAAGGGTCGGTGAATATAAAGAGATCTATTCAAGGCTAGGCGTCCTCCAGGAGACTCAAAAGGAGATTGAACACTATACACAGCTCGCCTTAAAAAGCCTTAAGGCAGTTAAGGATGAAAAAGCCCGCGGCGCCCTGGAATGGCTGGCTGAATCTCTTATAAAGAGAAATAAATAA
- a CDS encoding type 2 isopentenyl-diphosphate Delta-isomerase: protein MDNASSGEIPKRKKEHLELCLTDKVAFRKKSSGLGSYEFIHYAITEVELEKLDLSRDFFGFKINYPFLISCMTGGTGEAENINAQLAVAASELNIPIGVGSQRQALENSRFAESYKTVRKNAPKVPVLANIGAAQVVQMNSIHDVQYLIDLVEAQALVIHLNPLQELMQKDGDTNFKGLLKKIEWIAGGVKTPVIAKEVGAGISLKAAEKLLQAGVKAIDVAGAGGTSWAGVEILRNKEEKNSDFWDWGLPTSYCIKEVRKLKNEFDFILIGSGGINSGMDAAKAIALGADMTASARTVLQKLNKDGIQGVKDLVRDWFNTVKNVMYLTGSESPDELRNQKLINKEELY from the coding sequence ATGGATAATGCTTCTTCGGGAGAGATCCCAAAAAGAAAAAAAGAGCATCTTGAGCTGTGCCTGACAGATAAAGTCGCCTTTAGGAAAAAAAGTAGCGGCCTCGGGAGCTATGAGTTTATCCATTACGCAATAACCGAGGTTGAACTAGAAAAACTCGACTTAAGCCGCGATTTCTTCGGCTTTAAGATTAACTATCCTTTTCTTATCTCCTGCATGACCGGGGGTACTGGCGAAGCTGAAAATATTAACGCTCAGCTTGCCGTTGCCGCCAGTGAACTTAATATTCCGATCGGCGTCGGCAGCCAGCGCCAGGCGCTCGAAAACAGCCGGTTTGCCGAATCCTACAAAACTGTAAGAAAAAACGCGCCTAAGGTCCCGGTCTTAGCCAATATCGGTGCCGCCCAGGTTGTACAGATGAACTCCATTCATGACGTCCAGTACCTGATAGACCTCGTTGAGGCACAGGCGCTCGTAATCCACCTTAACCCGCTGCAGGAACTGATGCAGAAAGACGGGGACACAAATTTTAAGGGGCTCTTGAAGAAAATTGAATGGATTGCTGGTGGCGTAAAAACACCCGTAATTGCAAAGGAAGTCGGTGCAGGCATAAGCCTGAAAGCTGCGGAAAAGCTCCTTCAGGCAGGCGTTAAGGCAATTGACGTTGCAGGAGCCGGCGGCACAAGCTGGGCCGGAGTGGAAATCCTTAGAAATAAAGAAGAGAAAAATTCAGACTTCTGGGACTGGGGCCTTCCAACCTCGTACTGCATTAAGGAAGTTAGAAAATTAAAAAATGAGTTTGATTTCATCCTTATTGGCTCCGGCGGCATAAATTCCGGGATGGACGCGGCTAAGGCTATCGCACTCGGGGCAGACATGACTGCCTCGGCCAGGACTGTCCTTCAGAAACTTAATAAAGATGGAATACAGGGCGTTAAAGACCTCGTTAGAGACTGGTTTAATACCGTGAAAAATGTTATGTATCTTACCGGCTCTGAGAGTCCGGACGAGCTAAGGAACCAAAAACTGATTAATAAAGAGGAGTTGTATTGA